The Megalobrama amblycephala isolate DHTTF-2021 linkage group LG20, ASM1881202v1, whole genome shotgun sequence genome includes a window with the following:
- the slc16a3b gene encoding monocarboxylate transporter 4 produces MGGAVVDTGDSGVKAPDGGWGWAVLFGCFVITGFSYAFPKAVSVFFKELIREFGVGYSDTAWISSILLAMLYGSGPLCSILVNRFGCRPVMMVGGLFASLGMIMASFATSIIHIYLCIGVITGLGLALNFQPSLIMLNRYFSEKRPLANGLAAAGSPVALCCLSPLGQVLQYKYGWRGGFLILGGILLNCCACGALMRPLKAPKKTNEVEEKKETKPKPKAKLLDFTVFKDPGFVIYTVAAAIMVLGLFVPPVFVVSYAKELGNEDTKSSLLLTILGFIDIFARPTCGIIAGLKWVRPRCVYLFSFAMIFNGTTDIVGSLAKDYPSLVVFCIFFGISYGMVGALQFEVLMAIVGTEKFSSAIGLVLLVEAVAVLVGPPGAGRLLDYTKNYMYVFLLAGCEVVLSALVLCICNLLFIKMKPQEPDPPAKMEMAITETEMEELNKAPQDDQDNRGGAGENGKKQAVELEATTESDVKELDSIELENASKKVTEPNGVTVEPESSL; encoded by the exons ATGGGTGGAGCGGTTGTCGACACTGGTGACAGCGGGGTCAAGGCACCTGATGGAGGATGGGGCTGGGCTGTCCTCTTCGGCTGCTTTGTCATAACTGGTTTCTCCTACGCATTTCCGAAAGCAGTCAGCGTCTTCTTCAAAGAGCTTATCCGGGAGTTTGGAGTGGGTTACAGTGACACTGCTTGGATCTCCTCCATTCTTCTTGCAATGCTTTATGGCTCAG GACCTCTATGCAGCATCCTAGTGAACCGTTTTGGGTGTCGCCCTGTGATGATGGTTGGGGGGCTTTTTGCTTCGCTGGGTATGATTATGGCATCCTTTGCAACCAGCATCATTCACATCTATCTCTGCATAGGAGTCATAACAG GTTTGGGTCTTGCTCTGAACTTTCAGCCATCCCTCATCATGCTGAACCGATATTTCAGTGAGAAAAGGCCCTTGGCCAATGGCCTGGCTGCAGCTGGAAGTCCCGTGGCTCTGTGCTGTTTGTCTCCTCTTGGTCAGGTTCTTCAATACAAGTATGGTTGGCGTGGAGGCTTCCTCATACTTGGAGGGATACTACTGAACTGCTGTGCATGTGGAGCCCTAATGAGGCCCTTGAAAGCACCGAAAAAAACAAACGAGGtggaagagaagaaagaaaCGAAACCCAAACCAAAGGCCAAGCTTCTTGACTTCACCGTCTTTAAAGATCCTGGCTTTGTAATTTACACGGTGGCCGCGGCCATTATGGTGCTTGGTCTTTTTGTGCCTCCTGTGTTTGTGGTAAGCTATGCCAAGGAACTGGGCAATGAGGACACCAAGTCTTCCTTGTTGCTCACCATACTGGGGTTTATTGACATCTTCGCCAGGCCCACGTGCGGCATCATCGCTGGGCTCAAGTGGGTGAGGCCACGGTGCGTTTACCTCTTCAGTTTTGCTATGATCTTCAACGGCACCACTGATATTGTCGGCTCCTTGGCCAAAGACTATCCATCTCTTGTGGTGTTCTGCATCTTCTTCGGTATCTCCTATGGCATGGTTGGAGCCTTacagtttgaggtgttgatggCCATTGTGGGAACAGAGAAGTTCTCCAGTGCCATCGGCTTGGTGCTGTTGGTCGAAGCCGTTGCGGTGTTGGTGGGACCACCTGGAGCAG GTCGTCTTCTGGATTACACAAAGAACTACATGTATGTCTTCCTGCTGGCCGGTTGTGAAGTGGTTCTCTCTGCCCTTGTGCTCTGCATTTGTAACTTGCTCTTCATCAAAATGAAGCCCCAAGAACCTGACCCTCCAGCCAAGATGGAGATGGCCATTACTGAGACAGAGATGGAGGAGCTCAACAAAGCACCACAGGACGACCAAGACAACAGAGGTGGTGCTGGTGAGAACGGGAAGAAGCAAGCCGTCGAACTGGAAGCAACAACAGAATCTGATGTTAAAGAGTTGGACTCGATAGAGTTGGAGAACGCTTCCAAAAAGGTGACTGAACCAAACGGTGTGACTGTAGAACCTGAATCCTCTCTGTGA
- the ccdc57 gene encoding LOW QUALITY PROTEIN: coiled-coil domain-containing protein 57 (The sequence of the model RefSeq protein was modified relative to this genomic sequence to represent the inferred CDS: deleted 1 base in 1 codon) — protein sequence MQEAVDLEAQLACKEREWKELQALRILQLETALNEATSELSTQRERFLRLRDDFKYNLRVLEERDKELERYDALAARAQTEDSVRREEVSELRIEIAKLQDALKEQRKAKEDIEVQYQKRGVEHRVKLEKVQNIMESEIQKLREENETLRRDLQRRIRESDGELALQKQEMMADFDSEMRKREHEFHLKLDEMTSVVLSHELKEKLLSKELEVHAKAHSQTTEALQASEELYQLAQKEIQHRDWDLKNTTAMKDSRIKELEVTLKQMENNYKKEQEAYIRKHAELERRSREREDALGLMREAHARELQEERGNISELQAQLDRMILDHERREKSHTDDLHHRDQQIQELRMQLETTRSGWDTYIKQVSKENVAKDTELLSAGEREAKVRAELERCKEDIERYKQQVSSGLQREQALEQKRVQLELDWERRCEEVRSENYLRSEELIQSLAQARDQVNAELREKERELEETVTLLKSVTVERDQALRGTKPALTGIQASAVDNSSFPSEEIRRLQQQNSSLRAVVTEMRKEMENLSKQMPVAHSHNRTTNPELSTAGTTDYSQALEKEIQELKVKCRDLEERLEESSKTVNTANNPSLAFPVSPDNAYLQNHIRSLNETIGGLRVEKVASAAALKKQEVRLAHLESAVEQLTQQCHSKHMENESLRLELANHKRAAAAEELKLKQRLAATELELNEVKQEAEEYQKGSLLHNLETVALGNQVSALKVDLASRREPIVLNQSEMVKQLQEENLSMRQQLLLLQSSARGGAMGDVALLQSKLKQAARLISGLSQDKRQLIEMGNRLRAQLIEAGLEVPRHSKVILKPNDQQHSLEKDPSQPEHGVQPKSRLSTLEQLQYQLTTQELQYAQRDQSKKTAIIVRPQFSESESSDKKQTTNPWEPPVRVQSMGRKENTPPQRNQLKLPVRLPGSSHILLSSTGTDDSLKDVWQMLDRGLSSSVFSPSDSEDKGKVAMANRGHPDNNQPPTPLVSVEGTKASLQERKKQSRTTFVPAKKTRPAGNQAKIRNYNNKD from the exons ATGCAGGAAGCTGTGGACCTGGAGGCCCAGCTGGCTTGTAAAGAAAGAGAATGGAAAGAACTTCAGGCTTTACGGATCCTACAACTGGAGACTGCTCTAAATGAAGCCACATCAGAGCTGTCCACCCAGAGAGAGCGTTTCCTCCGCTTGCGTGATGACTTCAAGTATAATCTACGTGTGTTGGAGGAGAGGGACAAAGAGCTGGAGCGTTATGATGCCTTGGCAGCCCGTGCTCAGACGGAGGACAGTGTCAGGCGGGAAGAGGTCAGTGAGCTGAGGATTGAGATTGCAAAACTCCAAGATGCCCTGAAGGAGCAGCGGAAGGCGAAGGAGGACATAGAAGTGCAATATCAGAAGAGAGGAGTCGAGCATAGAGTCAAATTGGAAAAAGTCCAGAA CATCATGGAAAGTGAGATTCAAAAACTCAGGGAGGAGAATGAAACATTGAGACGGGATCTCCAGCGGCGAATTCGAGAATCTGATGGGGAGCTGGCATTGCAGAAACAG GAAATGATGGCAGATTTCGACAGTGAAATGAGGAAGCGGGAGCATGAATTCCATCTGAAACTGGATGAAATGACCAGTGTGGTTCTCTCACATGAGCTCAAA GAAAAGCTGTTGAGCAAAGAGCTTGAGGTCCATGCCAAAGCTCACAGCCAGACCACAGAGGCCCTGCAGGCCTCTGAAGAACTTTACCAGCTGGCTCAAAAAGAGATTCAGCACAGAGACTGGGACCTAAAGAACACCACTGCAATGAAAGACTCCAG GATAAAAGAGCTTGAGGTCACACTAAAACAAATGGAGAACAATTATAAAAAAGAGCAAGAAGCCTACATCAGGAA GCACGCAGAGCTGGAACGAAGGTCTCGGGAGAGAGAGGATGCACTGGGTCTCATGAGAGAGGCTCATGCCAGGGAGCTCCAAGAGGAGAGGGGGAACATCTCAGAATTGCAGGCCCAACTGGACAGGATGATCCTGGACCATGAAAGGAGAGAAAAGAGCCATACGGATGACCTCCACCACAGAGACCAGCAGATACAAGA GCTCAGAATGCAGCTGGAAACAACTCGATCTGGCTGGGATACTTACATCAAGCAGGTCTCCAAAGAAAACGTTGCCAAGGATACAGAGCTGCTTTCTGCAGGGGAGAGAGAGGCCAAAGTGAGAGCAGAGCTGGAAAGGTGTAAAGAGGATATAGAGAG GTATAAGCAACAGGTGTCTAGTGGTCTGCAGAGGGAGCAGGCACTGGAGCAGAAAAGAGTTCAGCTGGAGTTGGACTGGGAGCGGCGCTGTGAGGAGGTGCGTTCTGAGAACTACCTGAGGAGCGAGGAGCTCATCCAAAGCCTTGCTCAGGCCAGGGACCAG GTAAATGCTGAGTTAAGAGAGAAGGAACGAGAGCTGGAGGAGACGGTGACGCTGCTGAAAAGTGTCACTGTAGAGCGAGATCAGGCACTGCGTGGAACCAAACCAGCACTAACTGGAATTCAG GCATCTGCAGTAGACAACAGCAGTTTCCCATCAGAAGAGATCAGGAGACTCCAGCAGCAGAACAGCAGTCTTAGAGCAGTGGTGACTGAAATGAGGAAAGAGATGGAGAACTTGAGCAAGCAGATGCCTGTAGCTCACAGTCATAACCGGACCACAAATCCAGAGCTCAGCACTGCAG GGACTACAGACTACAGTCAGGCTTTGGAGAAAGAGATCCAGGAGCTTAAGGTCAAATGTCGTGATCTTGAGGAGCGGCTGGAGGAGTCTTCCAAGACAGTCAATACTGCCAACAATCCTTCCCTTGCGTTCCCTGTTTCCCCTGACAATGCTTATCTTCAAAACCATATTAGATCACTTAATGAGACTATAg GAGGGCTACGAGTGGAGAAAGTAGCCAGTGCCGCTGCTctaaagaaacaggaagtgagactggctCATTTGGAGTCTGCTGTGGAACAGCTTACCCAGCAG TGTCACTCAAAACACATGGAGAATGAGAGCTTACGCCTAGAGCTGGCCAATCACAAGAGGGCAGCAGCAGCTGAAGAATTGAAGCTTAAGCAAAGATTGGCAGCTACTGAGCTGGAGTTGAATGAAGTGAAACAGGAAGCAGAAGAGTACCAAAAAGGCAGTTTGCTCCACAACCTGGAGACTGTTGCCCTTGGCAACCAG GTGTCAGCACTGAAGGTTGACCTTGCAAGCAGAAGAGAGCCCATTGTCCTTAATCAG AGTGAGATGGTAAAGCAGCTTCAGGAGGAGAACTTGTCCATGAGACAGCAGCTGCTGCTGTTGCAGAGTTCAGCCAGAGGGGGCGCCATGGGTGATGTTGCTCTGCTTCAGTCAAAGCTCAAACAGGCTGCACGCTTGATCTCCGGCCTCAGTCAAGACAAACGGCAACTCATTGAAATGGGCAACAGGCTCCGGGCACAGCTGATAGAAGCAGGACTGGAGG ttccACGACACTCAAAGGTCATTCTCAAACCAAATGATCAACAGCACAGCTTGGAAAAAGACCCCTCTCAACCCGAGCATGGGGTGCAGCCAAAGAGCCGCTTATCAACCCTGGAACAGCTACAGTACCAGCTAACCACTCAG GAGCTACAATATGCACAGAGAGATCAGAGTAAGAAAACAGCGATTATAGTCCGACCCCAATTCTCTGAGAGTGAGAGTTCAGATAAAAAACAAACCACCAACCCATGGGAGCCACCAGTCAGAGTCCAG TCTATGGGTAGAAAAGAAAACACTCCGCCGCAACGGAACCAA CTGAAGCTTCCGGTGCGACTGCCCGGGTCATCCCACATTCTGCTGTCATCTACAGGCACCGATGATTCCCTAAAGGATGTGTGGCAGATGTTGGATCGGGGTTTGAGCTCCTCTGTGTTTTCTCCAAGTGACAGTGAGGACAAAG GTAAAGTGGCTATGGCAAACAGAGGACACCCAGATAATAATCAGCCTCCTACTCCACTGGTCAGCGTGGAGGGCACCAAAGCATCACTCCAGGAAAGGAAGAAACAAAGTCGTACAACATTTGTACCTGCTAAAAAGACACGTCCTGCAGGAAATCAGGCCAAGATTCGAAATTACAACAACAAAGACTGA